The DNA region GAATTTAAAGATGAGATGAAATTATTTTCCCATCCGCATTCACAGACCCCTTGAACTCTATCCACTGACCCCCTGTGCTCCATGAACCCCAGACCAAGAACCCCGGCTTTCATTtgtttggggggagggaagggggtctTAGGTACTAAAGGGCTGCAGGGCTGGTACAGAGCAGttatagtggtttgtttttaatggcattgttttctgattataaaagtctTGTACGACACCTGATTGGAAACAACAGTTAagtactgacaaaagaagaagtctATTATTTAATTGCTTTTCCTTACAGTCTTGTTTGCTTTGTTTGTGTATAAATAGATACATggtctttctctcttttatacAAAACTGGGATCTAGTTGTACCTAGTTAGGGGAggattttctttctctcattaattttttaaatatataagcaaaaaataaatatatgacctttaaaaaagttttaataataaagaaataccTAGGCATTTCCAATGTATAAAGATATGGTTTAGTATTGCAGGTTTTTTCTCACAACATTATATTCCCAACATTTTCCTACTATTTAaacattatttgaaaatatatttagctatataatattttatCACATATTTATAGCAGTGAATGTCCTATAGAAATACAATGCAAGCCACAAATAAAATTTTCCAGTAgccacattttttaaagtaaaaggaaCCAAGTGAAATTATTAATGAAgatagtttacattcttttcttatactaagtcttcaaaatccagtTTGCACTTTATACTTGTAGCCCATCTCAACACGTACTAGCCACATtccaagtgctcaatagccacacgTGGCCAGTACCAACCGTACTGTAAGCACAGCTTTAAAGCCAGCCTGCCTGGGTTTCAATCCCAGGTCTACCACTTATAAGCCTGAACGAGTTAATTATTATGTCtatattccctcatctgtaaaatggtcaTGATAACATTACCCACCTCTTAGATTTGTGATGATTATATGAATTAAAACATGTAAACAACAGTAGAACACATTGTAAAAGAGGTCAAACAATGTGAGCTATTATCATTTCTCCATTCTCCTATTGTTGGACATTAGGCTATTGTCACTGCTTCACACAATAGATGGTACATCAACAAACAGCCTTGAACTAAATTGGACAGAATAGACTTGAGCTGGATCAAATCACAGAACAGGAAAGAGGTTTAATCCTGGGCTTCCCCCTTTTCCCAAACTCTTGATTGCTCACTGAATTTAGGATAAGATTCAACATTGAAATTTCTACTTCTATAGTCTAACAAACAGTACTGATTTAAGCAACTATGGGAGACAGAGTTCACACTGCAAAGAGATGACTTTGCCCCACTGCTTTGTGCTGAGTGGTATTAAGAAGTATTAAAGAATTCATGAATGAAGTAGGCAAAAAACTTCAAGGAGGAGAAAAAGTATCAGAGGGCCTGCTAGTGTCCCCAACAGGGGCAGTCTTCTCTAATAGCTCTCAGAAAGCTACAAAGCTTATAGCAAAACATGGCACACAGGTATGAAGCAGCAAATAGAAAAGCAGCACTTTCCATGTTTCTAATATAATAGTCCTTGGAAAACTGGCAACATTTGGTTTTCAGGCCAACCCAAACCTGGATTCCAACATCAGGCACAAACTCAGCTACAGGGGCTACACAGCCCAGGGCACCCCGTGCCTCCCCCCCCGCCACACACGCTGCCTCCCACACACCTGAAGTACTTGCCGCTCAGGGGCTCCAGACCCTCGGCCAGGGCACAGTGCAGGCTGGTCTGCGCCCCCTCCCGCGCCGACTTGAGGAAGGGGGAGAAGAGCCGCCAGAGCAGGCAGAGCAGGAAGGAGTGTCGGACCAGCTCGGAGCGGACGACGCCAGGGTGCACCACGTAGGTGGTGACCCCTGAACCTATGGCAAAGAGGGCACAGTTAGACTAGGGACACAGCCAAGCCCAGGATCTGAACTCCAGCCCTTGCTCCCTGACTCGGGCAGTGCCAGCTCTGTggctcagctcaccacatgaaccTCCGCAAATGGCACACAGGAGGAAGCACCCTGCTTTAAAGGCAAAATACATCTGTTCCAGTCCAGACTTCTTCACTTTCCATAAAACCTTGGGCCCACCACTTCTACAGACCTCTGTCCTAACCCAGCCTAAACTAATAATACCTAATTTGCCTGTTACAAAAAGTTCTTGTGCCAACCAAATGAGATAACTGATGTGAGACAAGATAAGGCATCAGAATAAGGTAACTCTATGAGGTTCCTAAACCCTATTCAATTTTAAGCTTCCCAAACGCAAGGACTGTTTTTATTCCATTTACAGCCTCATTCTCAGTGCACAGAGCTACCCCCAGAAATACACGTTTGACAGCCCAACTTCCAAGGATTCTACTAACCTCTAATCTGGACAGAGGACTCTGTTTTTGTTATCTTGCCTCTGGCCCTTTCTAGGGACTCACCTTGGAGCCTCTTGGCCAGTTCACGAGTGAAAAGCACGTTGGCCAGCTTGCTGTGGCAATAGGCAAAACTTCGGCTGTAATACTTCTCACCCTGGAGGTTGTGGAAGCAAATCTTGCCAGCGTGGTGGACTATCGATGACAGGTTCACCACCCGTGCAGGAGCAGACTCCTTCAGCCGCTCCAGGAGCAGGTAGGTGAGAAGGAAGTGGCCTGGGAGGAGAGCCAGCAGGGGAGAGTGAAGGGGGTGAGGCAGCCCCGGGTGGGGGTCTAGTGTTAGCTTACTACCTTCTGGGTGTGAACACATTTTGATGCCAAATAAGGAACTCAGTGCTAATGACGAGTCATTCTGAGTTAGTAGATTCCTAAAGGCGCTGGCCAGAGCTAGACTGTAAGTAAGGTAATAGACCTAATCTAGATTTATTTGTTCCTCTACCCTTATCCCAGTCAGGAGAAATATACACCTGCTAGCTTCTGATTCTCCCTCTGGCCATGGTCAAACAACAGTGGGCCCAGTACGGAAGGAAGAATGAAATAGGGCAAAATAACGTTTGCCGAGAATCAAAGGACATGTTCCATTCTCTCCTCACTCGAGCCATCACCTTGAACTCTGAACCCTAGCCTGTCTCTTCCCTCAGATCCTCAAGGTTTGCCTGCCTCTGTGGACCACACCCTGGGCTGCCTTGGTCCTCAGCTATGGACATGACCTCTCCAGCCAAATCTACACTCCggcacccccaggcctggcctggcctggcaAGCCTTGCACTGTCATGGTCCCATCCAAGTATGCCATTCTTCCTCGTGGTATCTCCCGGGATGGGGGGTTTCTTAATGATGTGGATAGGAGGCTCTCACTTTTGGAGACTGATCAGGAAAGGGGCAATGAACTACAAGCCACTCCATCCAGTCCATTAGAAAGCTAGGTGCTATGAGGACACTGGGCATTCTGGCACTGGTATAGGGTCATCTCCCTAGTGAGAACGAGGTGGGGTGTGCCTCATTTTCCAGCCACTCATAGGTACTTACCCAGGTGGTTGACACCGAGTTGTGTCTCAAAGCCGTCAGCTGTCCTAGAATATGAGCACATCATCACTCCCGCATTGTTGATGAGGACATGGAGCTGCTTTTCCTCTGTAAAGCACAACCAGAGACCGGGGGATAGCAAGGAGACTGCTGGTTCTTGTCACAGCCCCGAGTTTTTGccccttgtttttttgttgttgttgtttatttttagcttcttattttaaaatacgtTCTAACTTAcgggacagttacaaaaataatacaaaccccatacagagaacttcaaCAACCCCTACCCCACCAGATACCCAGATCCcccaattttaactttttttggccacatttgctatatcattgtttctttccatctatcaatccattttctgaacacttaagtataggttgtatacatcatgctccttgagcacttaatactgccatgtccATTACCCAAGACCAAGGATAGTCACTTATATACCCACCTTAAGTACGGTTATCAAGTTCAggcaatttaacattgatataaagcttccAGTTAATATTCCAATGTTTTCATATATCCCAAATGGTTTCCCTttaagccttttctcctcccttgctagaacccatccaggatcatgcattgcatttaattgtcattttctctttagttgctctttctttctttcttttttgtttgttgttttgttttgtttttttaagatttatttattagttttatttctctcccctccccctccccccaacccccccattgtctattctctgtgtccattttgctgcgtgttcttctttgtccgagtctgttgttgtcaccggcacgggaatctgtattcctttttgttgcgtcatcttgttgtgtcagctctccctgtgtgcggcgccattcctgggcaggctgcactttctttcgcactgggcgttctccttatggggcgcactacttgcgtgtggggctcccctatgcggggacacccctgtactctttgcacacatcagcactgcgcgtgggccagctccacacgggtcaagggggcccagggtttgaactgcaggtagatggacgtccttccaatgggccaagtccgcttcccctttctttctttcttgatttagttgtgggaacatatatataatatagactttcccatctcaaccactacCAAACATAACACTCATCGGGATTCATTATATTCACAACATTGTGTTACCCTAATCACCTCCCATTACTAAACCTTTCCCAAATTCCCAAACGGAAACCTGACCAACATTATTCATTACTTCTCAATTCCTCCtatcctctctccccaccccagcaacctgctctaatttctgtctctgtcccCTTACGTActctctggtattttctttgtaaatactatgaggcttaaatttaacatcctaaatctataaaaaataatgtttgttttggtaccaacttaacttcaacaaTATACACAAACTATATTCCTGTACCCTTCTGACTCCCCACCTTTATATAGTTTCTGTTATAAATAACGTGTTTACACAATAAGAGTTCAAAaacactgatttatcattacattttatgcatttgccttttagatcttgcagaaagaaaaaagtagagatACACATCAAAAatgcaatagtactggcatttatatttacccctgTCATTACCCTCACTCGAGATCCTTATTTCTTCacattgccagatcacatggcaactctatattcagcttccttaggaactgcccaacagtcctccacagtggctgtaccattctgcattcccaccaacagtgaaggaatgttcctctccctccacatcctctccaacacctgtagttttctgactttttaatactggccattcCAACAGGTATGAAATATCTCTTTGTAGCCTTGActtgcatttccataatgcaaGTCTAGCGgcgttgaacattttttcatgtgttttatcgccatttgtatttcttctctggacaaatgtctgttcaagttttgcccattttttaattaggtagtttgtcttcttattgtcaagttgtagtatctttatatatcatggatattaaactgttATTGGATATttaattgtcaaatattttctttcattgagtcCCTCTGAGCATGTTTagaacacttatttttttaagtctttgtctggaatgtctCGGGTCcagtcctcctcattgatggtttctaatgctttaatcct from Dasypus novemcinctus isolate mDasNov1 chromosome 3, mDasNov1.1.hap2, whole genome shotgun sequence includes:
- the RDH12 gene encoding retinol dehydrogenase 12, with translation MLLILGLLISFLSFLFMTTPAIRKFFAGGVCRTNVQLPGKVVVITGANTGIGKETARELARRGARVYIACRDVLKGESAASEIRADTKNSQVLVRKLDLSDTKSIRAFAAGFLAEEKQLHVLINNAGVMMCSYSRTADGFETQLGVNHLGHFLLTYLLLERLKESAPARVVNLSSIVHHAGKICFHNLQGEKYYSRSFAYCHSKLANVLFTRELAKRLQGSGVTTYVVHPGVVRSELVRHSFLLCLLWRLFSPFLKSAREGAQTSLHCALAEGLEPLSGKYFSDCKRSWVSPRARNNKIAERLWNVSCELLGIQWE